One stretch of Phycisphaerae bacterium DNA includes these proteins:
- a CDS encoding ATP-dependent Clp protease adaptor ClpS, translating into MATGQQAGAQVQSARPKPRTAPLWHVILLDDDDHTYAYVIEMLAKLFGHSLETAYKMACEVDNTGRVIVETTVFERAEFKQQQIHAFGADWRIERCQGAMRAVLEPAEG; encoded by the coding sequence ATGGCGACAGGTCAGCAAGCCGGTGCGCAGGTCCAGAGTGCCCGGCCCAAGCCGCGCACGGCACCGCTCTGGCACGTGATCCTGCTCGACGATGACGACCACACCTACGCTTACGTGATCGAAATGCTCGCGAAGCTCTTCGGGCATTCGCTGGAGACGGCGTACAAGATGGCCTGCGAGGTGGACAACACCGGGCGGGTGATCGTCGAAACCACCGTGTTCGAGCGGGCGGAGTTCAAGCAGCAGCAGATTCATGCCTTTGGCGCGGACTGGCGCATCGAACGCTGCCAGGGAGCCATGCGGGCCGTGCTGGAGCCGGCCGAAGGGTAG
- the ribA gene encoding GTP cyclohydrolase II → MTPGQPPDSSPSPFSPVDEILAELRRGNMIVLVDDEERENEGDLICPAQAVTPDKVNFMLRYGRGTLCVALTQARCKRLQLAPQVSDNTTRFGTNFTVTVDAGPHLGTTTGVSAFDRATTIRHLIAEEAVPEDFVRPGHVNPLIARDGGVLVRGGQTEGSVDLCRLAGLLPGAALIEVLNDDGTMARVPQLVEFCRRHKLKMCTNAALIEYRLQRERLVERVESVPLKNEFGDWLLIAYRARTDPHTHVALCRGGVGELDATGAVKPINEPVLVRVHSECLTGDVFGSARCECGQQLYAAMGAIAHEGRGALVYLRQEGRGIGLENKLHAYRLQDEGLDTVEANQALGFRVDHRDYGIGAQILRDIGLQRIRILTNNPKKVSRLTVYGLEIVEQLPLEITPTEHNRRYLEAKKYKLGHQLRNV, encoded by the coding sequence ATGACCCCCGGGCAGCCCCCCGACAGCAGTCCCAGCCCGTTCAGTCCGGTGGACGAGATTCTCGCCGAGCTGCGCCGCGGGAACATGATCGTGCTCGTCGACGACGAGGAACGCGAGAACGAAGGTGACCTGATCTGCCCCGCGCAGGCCGTGACGCCCGACAAGGTCAACTTCATGCTCCGCTACGGGCGCGGCACGCTCTGCGTCGCGCTGACCCAGGCGCGCTGCAAGCGGCTGCAACTCGCCCCGCAGGTCTCCGACAACACCACCCGCTTCGGCACCAACTTCACGGTGACCGTCGACGCTGGCCCACACCTGGGCACGACGACCGGCGTGTCGGCCTTCGACCGCGCCACGACCATCCGCCACCTGATCGCCGAGGAGGCGGTCCCCGAGGACTTCGTGCGCCCCGGGCACGTCAATCCGCTGATTGCCCGCGACGGCGGCGTGCTGGTGCGCGGCGGACAGACGGAGGGCTCCGTTGACCTGTGCCGGCTGGCGGGGCTGCTGCCCGGCGCGGCGCTCATCGAGGTCCTCAACGACGACGGGACAATGGCACGCGTGCCGCAGCTCGTCGAGTTCTGCCGCCGGCACAAACTGAAGATGTGCACGAATGCCGCGCTGATCGAGTACCGGCTGCAACGCGAGCGGCTGGTCGAGCGCGTCGAGAGCGTCCCGCTCAAGAACGAGTTCGGCGACTGGCTGCTGATCGCGTATCGCGCCCGCACGGACCCGCACACGCACGTGGCTCTGTGTCGCGGCGGCGTCGGCGAGCTGGATGCGACGGGCGCGGTGAAGCCGATCAACGAACCGGTGCTGGTGCGGGTGCACTCCGAGTGCCTGACCGGCGACGTGTTCGGGTCGGCGCGGTGCGAGTGCGGACAGCAGCTCTACGCGGCGATGGGCGCGATTGCCCACGAGGGGCGCGGGGCGCTGGTGTATCTCCGCCAGGAGGGGCGCGGCATCGGGCTGGAGAACAAGCTCCACGCCTATCGCCTGCAGGACGAGGGTCTCGACACGGTGGAGGCGAACCAGGCACTGGGGTTCCGCGTGGATCACCGCGACTACGGCATCGGCGCCCAGATCCTGCGTGACATCGGGCTGCAGCGGATCCGCATCCTGACGAACAACCCCAAGAAGGTGAGCCGCCTGACGGTCTACGGCCTGGAGATCGTCGAGCAACTGCCGCTCGAGATCACGCCGACGGAGCACAATCGCCGCTACCTGGAGGCGAAGAAGTACAAGCTCGGGCACCAGCTCCGCAACGTCTGA